The following DNA comes from Sparus aurata chromosome 3, fSpaAur1.1, whole genome shotgun sequence.
TTTGTCAACTACGGTTTCCAAAGTCAAAAATAAACCTTGGATCTCAAAggaaataatgttttaatggCCTGTTGGTAGTAAGCATACCCTGTAAAATATGGCTATAGGCAAATGTGGGCGCATGTTTACTTAAAAAGGTTCTGAGAAATCTCACGAGTCCGTCAGTGGGAGTTGGCTGATTCATCTGAGACTTTATCAACTCTGCCAAAGTAAATAATGACATGTTGAACACAGAGCCGAGAGCTCAAATCTCTGCTCACAGGTATTTACTAAGATCACAAAAATTATGGCAAACAGCCTCTGACAGTCTGTTTATCTTCAGTCAAACTCTTGGATTTCATCTGATACATCAATATAAATTCCTGATGTtctttagttttagttttccaTCTCATTGGAATCATAACAATAATTCCCATCCCCTCATGTCCTTTAACACATCTTCTCAGTTTCATGTGTCTTGGCTTTGTTGTTTGTAGGATCCTTAAGTCACTTATTGTGTTAGAGAGGTAAaaagtcctgttttttttcaatggatgaggtttaaaatgttaattaaaggAATCGGACTACACAAGTTTGGCTTGGTTAAGCTCACCATCTGCATGAGACTCTTTCCCCCCTGTGAGGTGATGACTCGGAGGTCTGGCTTGCGGCTGTTGACCATCTGGGGGCTCGGAGGTGGGGGCGGAGACTTGGCCGGAACTACTTTCCCCAGACTGTTGCCGTTGGAAACAGTGAGGAGGCCTGGGGAGGCCCTGGCGCTGGTGTATCCATTAGCTGCAGGGGTGATAGAGGTGGAAATGGACAGAAATCAATGGAAAAATCAAACAGGTGAATGCAAACAGCAGGGTGCAGATATTGTGCGTGAAATTCAAATTTGGATCAAAAAAATCCTCTAAAGCGAAATGTTTTGCTAATCGCAGACGCTCCGAATTAAACGCATGTCAACATCAACAGAataatgctgtttttaaagcaaacaCAGGACTTTAGAATAATTTTGTGTTGGTGATTATTGGCCAGGATGTCAAGAAAAACGTTTTCCTTCAACTGAAATCATATGCGATGTCTTCTTTGAGATATTTcctgaaataataaatatgattttGTAGCCAGAAGACCTTAAAAGGGTGTTTTCACTCTAAATATCAGATGGAAATTAAgtgtacaaaaacatttccctGTGCAAAGACAGACCTAAGAAAAATTAATGTTGAAAGGTGAATTATGAGGCAGGACTACATGTCTTAGGGGAAGTGCAGGGAATCCCATGCATGTCTGTTGATGTTACTGGTGGCATCCCCTGATCCTTCTGAGGCATAATCACAGATGGtgcagaggaaaagaggaggaaaccTTGGAAAGGATTTGGGATAAATACTCTAATACAGAGCAGATACCACAAGAACACTTGGCTGTAAGAAAGTCTTACTAACAAGAAAGCAAACTCATGATCTGAGCAAATATAGGAGTACTCACGGACTGGACTTGGGCATCCTCCATTTGAATTATTCAAGTCACCTCCAAGAAGAGCTCCTGTTGAAAAAGGATGAGATGGATAGAAAGGATGAGAATTCAGAATGAAAACACTAGAAGCCACTGGAGGCTTTgacatttacagaaatataaataagaACACAATAAGGAAGAAATGACGTAGTGGAAATTTTTCTGGCATAAAACATGCGGCAGCCCTGAAAAGTCTAATTTaggaaataatcaaaatctCTTTCAACAGCTACTGAAGGACTTTGTTTTGTCAGCTGCTGTTTCCAGTAAGCTTTCAATCCCAACAAATTCTCAATGTACACAGATGTCAATGTACACTCATCATAATGTGTGTCCAGCCCACCAACACACTACAATTTTAACTAATAGATCTTTTTCATTCTATCCAATTGTTATCCTTTACATACTGATTTTTCTTGTTCTATTTTTACACTTTTGACTCTAATTATTATTCCTTATTACTAAAAAGCCTTTTTAGTACAGATCAGAGCATGCAACCCAGTATTTCAACACATACATTGTGCACCGTTGTATCTTGAGTCAtaatccagaaaaagaaaaagatagaTAAAGCCCTGTTCACACTTAGTCATAGGAGTCTAGGAAAGATGATTTGCACGTAGCTAAGGAAAACCAGCTAACAGATTGCAATCCCATTTGAGATCCTGCCAACAAGGAAACATATAGGTGgttatatactgtataaataaaagtgtgttaaatatcatctgtgtttttcccatatatgtttaaataaatacagacacttCAAATGACTGTAAATGGGGCCAAAGGTAATTAAAAGGCACACTTCTTGACTCCAGCCCGTTTTACTTAGTATTTGgttgataaatatataaattagtCATTTAGAAGGTAatacaaaagtaaaacattttgccAAGTTGGACGCGGACAGTGACAAATGTCAAATCGTATTCTACTTTCTCATTACATTGTACTTTTAACTTTGACCCTCTTGCCATTTGGGACCCAGCCCATTAGCTGTCGTATGTCTGTGCTCTCTGGTCACTTCTCTGTTGATGGGTTAGAACAGCCAGAAAAGCATTTTGGTTGCATACTTTAAAATACAACTGGTTGCAGGAGAACATCCTGgtaattcttttatttttggcaTTTCAGCAAAGACAGGGTAAATTCCGGCACACACTTTTCACCTCTGAGTTGATGGATTTGTTAAAAAGGTCGACCTTTCTCAAGACTTCTTGTTGTTGTCTTGAGAAAAGTCTTTGTCACCGAAATGACAACCTTTTAAAGAAATCTATAGGTGCAGAGGTGAAAAGACTGCGCAGGAATTTACTCGTCTTTGCTGGAATTTGCACCACAAAAGAGATAAAGAAAGGGGCTCCTTGTGGCCTTTGACTCAATCTTTTCCGGAAAATCTCAATAGTACAGTAGTATGAGTATTGGAAAGCAGCCCCGGTACAGAGGAATGTGCAATACTCCTTGAGAAACTAAGCAGCTTTTTACATGTAAAGATAAGCACTACATACAATATCCTCTGTTGGTCTAAAAAAGAGTAACAAATGTATTGACGGATGGATTTCAAGGACAAGTATATAATGCATAAGTAGAAGCATCAAAGCAGAGgtcacatttttcttctccaagcTGTACCCAAAATCTTCACTTAAGAGGATTACTGTCTTTCCTCATGTCTCTGACCAAAATCCATGAGGAGGCTAGTCAGTGATTTTCAGTCAGTCTCCGGTGGTACTAACGAGTCCACAACTCTCGTCACACTCACTCACCTGCACTGGCTGGTCGCTGTGGCAACCCCGGAGACACCGTGTTTCTCTGAAGAGCCGGTTGCTGTGGCGACAGGAGGTGGGTATCCGTGAGGGACGATGATGTTACATAGGAGGTAGTTACCAGTGCGTTGCCAGGGTTACTGAATTGCAGTGTACTCTGATTGGATGACTGGACTGTGACTGGCATGGAGAACGTCTGGGGCGGAGCGGTCGACTGCTGCAAAGCGGGAAGAGAGAATTTTACTTTTAGTCTTCTTCGTACAACAACTACACGCTGCTCTCTTGATCATTTCTGCCGCTCTCCATTGCCATCAGACTGCCCTttcctttggcactacattcctCAACCATACGTCCGTATTCCTGCACACAAGCACAGCTTTGCCTGCCCCTCACTGTATTACGTGAGTGTCTGTAAAGCactcaaacatttcaaaatatagCATACAAAgatatttgttattatttgttaGGTGTGCCCTTCTTGCGATGGTTTTCCTGACTTTCCTGTTTAGCAGTAGAATGCTTTGCTTCCTTTTCGGTGCTACGCATTGCTTCTTCACGCAGGAGGAGAGCTGACACTCATCTGCTGCAGGTAAAACACTAAGTGGGTTAAGTATCTCATATAACCCTACATCAAAAGACCCAAACTATCACTAcaaacttgtgttttcttgAAGGCTGTATTTTTCCCAACTTATGCTGATATTTGAGAACCAATTGCCACCTGAATTCAtcttgaaatgaaataaaatattcatggATTTTCCCGCTCTTTACATTTAGTTGAGCGTGCGTCTTGGCATTAAGCACAGCAATGATGTAATGCAACTGGGACAGTCTGATTTAAGTGAGGGACACAGGTATGTATCATGTGCTTATAACAGTAAAAATACAGCCAAAGCCGTAGCAATTGTGACGTTTTTCTGGATTGAACGTTAAAGCTGAAACTAAGTAGTCTAAAAgggaaaaatgactgaaacaaaatgCTCTGATGTGTCACAGAGAATTAAAGTTTGAAGGACTTAAAAATACAACGCAGTCTCCATAAACGCTTAAAATCTGCCTTGAGAAATATGGACAGATATAACAGTGGCCAAAAAGCTGCCACTGCATCTGTTATCTCTGTAATCTGAAGTTTATGGTCTTGTGTTGAGcactctgtaaaaaaaaaagtgtgaaacaaCCAGTTAGAGGAACTTCACACCAGTAGCTGCTTCCTGTAGGCACTTGAGCCAAACACAGAATAACAACAGACAAATGTTTTACCAACACGTCTGCAGGCAAGAGAGAAGCAGAACAAACAGTAATCACAATAGACTAAATATGGGCACATTAGAGGACTTACGCCGTAGCGCTTGAAGAGAACATCCAGGTCCTCTGTGGTCTTGCGGTACTTGTCGTCATTTAGGGGACTTTGGTCGATGGAGTCTTCACCGTCTGGCTCTGGACTGTCACAGCCGTTGAAGCCTTTCTTTCTCAAAGTCtgtgaatgtaaaaaaacaaagaaaatgagcTAGAGCACTTTAACATTGGCTGACTGATACTTATCATTAAGTAGAAATGTTCGTTAAATATGTATCTCAGATATTGAAATGACAGTTAGCCCCTTCTAAATCTGACACACCTTATTTTTTCCAAGAACTACTTGATCCAAAAACTAAAAGGTCTTGATTCAAAACTATGAAGTTGAGAGGCTTGAATTATTGATATGATATCACAGAAGTGTGAACTGGAAGAATGCAACTCAGGAAACTAATGTGACGACTATAAAAACTACTAAAAACACTCAGCCCCGTGTGACTGGGGTGTTAGAGTGATGCTTCTTTTCCCTCGCAAACAATCTTTGGCAGTACACAGACACCAGCTTGCACGGCAGAGAAGACAAACCCAATGACAAACGAGTCTTGTTCTGGCTCGCCATCAAGTTAGAAAGGGGAGGGAATTAACATTAATATGTCATTTTAATCGATGAAAGTGATGGAAGCTGGTTTTCTGATTGTTTTGGGCACTGATCTTTGAGACGAACACGAGAGAGGAGAAATAACAGAGTCATTACCGGGGGAGCTTTACAGATTTGCCAGCCCAAGTGTCTGTACAGAGTCACACAACGGTGCATTCAAATGATTTTTCACAGACTCGGAGGAACAGTTTTTAATTATTGAACATGGGCGGGGGGCatttttttggttggttgttctgtctctctgtattattttttCTACCAGATTTCCATTTTATTCTCTGACTTCCACTTCTAAGAAGAAGCTGGTAATTTCCATAATTACTGATCGATATCTCTGGTTTGATTAAGGGTAAAGTCTCCTTGTTATGATAAAGAGCATTTTAGGATAACCTGAATTTTAAACAATGCCAAGAGACACTTTTACCTCAATAATGTCTGCGTTGGTTCGGCTCTCGTGAGGTTCATTGTACTCTGTGTATTTGAGCAGGACCTTGTCCATGTCAGTGCTGGCATACTGGAACAGCTTGTTTGCGTGGTTGAAGATGATGAGAGCGATCTCGCAGTCACACAACACACTCAGCTCGTAGGCTTTCTTCATCAAGCCAAACTTTCGCTTTGTGAATGTCACCTAAGACAAAACAGCAGAGatagaagaggagagggaaagagagaagaagaatgtACGATTTAGataagttaaattaaataataaaggtGACAATAAAGGACTTTGGAGTATTGTCACTccaaagttgttgttgttttaaaaactcattGAAGGTCACAAATTCAGGTGTGCTACTTTCTCTTATTACgtttctctgtttccagtctctcAGGTTGCTTTCTCAGGCTTAACACATCACTACCAATACCAAGTATTGGTATTATTTCTGGTTTTGGTTTTCAGCATCAAGAATAAAGCATCCTTGTTTTTGTAGACATTTTATGCCAACTACGCACTGCACTTGAAATAATAGCCTTAAAAACTGTCTTTTAGGCAAAATAACCAATCACTGATCTTTCCTTAAATCATCCAACTGTTGGTTTTAAAGCTACTACAACAGGTTAATAGCATCAGAACGAATTGCTCcgatttctgacattttcaaattgcttaaaataaaaaggactattttaacattatttttttataatttcaacCATCTCAGTCCAGTCAAGTCTTTCTACTGCTTTTGTGATCACGAGATATGATCCATACAGAAACCTACAGTATATACAGCACAGGCAGATCCTGTAGATGTACTCCAAGGCTCAATAAATTTTTTTATTGACAAATGGGAATAATTTTCTTTTAAGTGCCAAAATAGATGTCAAAAGCAGAGAGGATATGGTGACAACCTCTTCTCACAtgactgttttttattgtttttttccattgagCAAGTGATAAATGTTGACATGAGTAGTTAAAACCTGAATTCAAATGTaattaaagttacatttttgtatttggcacagattttttaaaagtaattcaaCCATGTTAAATTATGCTGCATACCAGTTCTTCTAACTATCTCATGTCTCAACAAGTTAACAGACGTTTAAATTGGAGCATGTTTGGTATTTATTGTACAGATGGTTTGAGGATCTTTCTGTAGAATCTACAGTAAGAGCTGTGAGTAGATAAAAtcagaattaaaacaaacaaaatataacattCTTGGTGGTTCACAAAAACAGTGATAACGggaaaatcccccaaaatagTGAATTAACATTTCTGTCCAACTACTCATCCGACCCAACTGAGAAAACAAGAAAGACCCTGGTCAGGGAGGAGCTGGATCTATTTAAAGAAGCAACAATCAAAGCAGCATTTCAATAAATCTGTGCTTGAAGAAAGGCAATCGTGGAAAAGACATGACACATGACGACAGTGTGATTGGATATTGAAAACCAAACATGTGGAGGACCGAGCGCATGGGGGAAAATATTCTGCGGTGTGATGAAACCATAATCGAACTGTTCAGCTATGATACAAAGCACTTTGTTTGGCAGAACCAACACCACCCCTACTGTGAAGTGTGGTGGCAGCCTCATGAAGTGaggaaacaacaaaatgaactgAAAAAGGCAAATTCTCGAGGACAGCCTGCTTTAGAGTACTTGAGACTTTTCTCTGCAGCAAATGTGTATATTGAATCGGACAGTGACACAAGCAGaaagccaaaaacaacaacagaacagcttCAGGTCTAAAATCTGCTCAGCGCCTCAAGCTGGTAGTGAAAGATACAGAACCTCTGGACCTGAGTACGAAAAACCACACAGTTTGACATCAGTCAACTTAgcttgttattttaaaaaattgaccTTTAAAGATTGTTTAGTCAGCTCAACATGTCTAGGAATTGCTCATTTCTTCTACACTTAATTTGCATCCATTTTGTTGTATTAAATTACGGAAATTAACCTagagcaaaatgtcaaaataataaatatcaaGACAGTACTGGCGAGGCTGAGGGAGGCACATAAACTCAGTGTTTCATGTATTAAAATTCTATGTTTTAGAGTAAAACGTAgagaaatatcaaataaaaaggGACCCAACCAGATGAGTTTATAGAGAAtcaatcatccatccatcaatgtAACACAAGTCTCACCAAGAGTTATGGAATTaaggcttttactttgaatttAAAGCACTATGGAAGATGGTTGATCATCTTAATTTTTATCACTTTAAACCCGACTTAAAACTAACTATATTATGTAAGAAATATGTAAGATGCTCCAGACGCATTTGTGAAATTTGAAAGAGATGTCCAGAATAAAGAGACCTCAGACAATGACGCAGTGCTGTCGTTGCCATAATAACACTTAATAACTGTCAGTGGGGGTGGCTGACATTTTTCAACACTGGATCTGATACAAAACCCAAGTTTCAAAACTAAAACAACACTTCTGCTGATACCTTACTTTGAGAGAAAAAGTCATACAAGTTCTCAGATGTTAAATGTTATCTGAACACAATCAGCCACACAACACTATGTGAACAGAACAGTTGTAAATTGGCAACGAATAAGAGACATGACTACAAATCTGATCCTGTAATCTCAATTTGCGGTATTTCAACGTTTTCTCTACACAGTAAAGACACACTTTAGCTGTTAACAGAAAGTCTTGATGTTCAATTCCTTGCAGTATACAACagtttaaacttaaaatgttttgctctGATTAACCAGAAGAGAAATCGTCAGAATAATCAAAAACACACCGCCTCAAAATATATAACGTAGACTCACCTGCTTGTTCCTTTCATCGGTGATTCGTTGGATCTGAATCTTTTTCCTACCCATGATGCTTTGCAGGTGTGGAGACAAAAGTCACGGTCAGTCACGTGGAGAAGTGCCTctcagagggggagagaggaagtgCAGCCTTCGACCTCTTACTACAGCCCAGCAACACTCAGACACAGTCATGCATCCGATcattcacacgcacacacatttctCTGTCCAGATGTGGCGACGTCGTCGACTCCTTTAACTGACGGgctgtgaggatgaagagctGGTGCTGAGGAGATGTGCGGCGTTGAGGAGTGGAGGTCCTCAGTTCATTGCTTGTTCAACAGGGACAAAAGTGACAAAACTTCCCCGCAGCTGCTGTGGTGAGAAAGACGTCACTCGTCTCCTGcatcagacacagagagagagagacagaaaggttACTGAAACATCCCTCATGTCTCATCACATCAAAGACAAGACGTGAGGGGGAACAAAATCAATATAATATTCTTACTgtgtgacaaaaagaaaaggacagtGTGATCCATGATGTTACAGAGGATTCACATGagaccaacaaaaacaacaatgccTTCTGATTATGAGGGCAGAGGGGTCACAGACAAGTTAGGTGTCAATCTAGCTAACACTAGAATCACAGATTAAATGCACTTCCACTGTCTGCAACTGATGATAATTTTCATTATCGAATAATCACTCATTATTGtcctgattaattgattaatcctTTTTATGGAGATTAAAATGAAGAGAGGATGCTCACGGTTATTCAAAATCATTAAATTCCCagtaaagtttcattttaatttcaaactgtaaaatatcctgcctcccGTTACATATCTTAAGTGTTTGATAAACACAGCAGATGATGTCTTGTAACTACACAACACGATCCAGCTACAAAAGACATTGGAGGACATCTCTCTGGGTAATTCATGCTAAACCTGATTCATTGATGGATGAGATTAATAGATTATTAAATGCTTAAACCTAGACTTTAATGTGTGCGTAATCAGAAAAAGTAGCAGCATCTTTTTTTCACACACGCATGATACTTTAGTCCCTTCACTGACAGCGCTGAAACaatcaattacatttttcattgaaGGAAAATCAAAACAGCTCTACATAAAAACGGCTCGTCAGTGAATAGGGTTCAGTATGGACAGCTGGAGAGCTTAACTTATTCAATGGCAAAAGTAAAAGTCAAGTCTTCCCTACGAGGCCCTAAATCTGTATGGCTTTTGTTCCTGAATTAgagtcagacaaaaacaaatgtcgAAACATTTTTGACTGAATGCCTCATTGTCAACTGAAAGACTCTTTTCAAATCACAGATGTTGAGAAACAATCCTAGGCTAAATCACGTGGGTGTGATCACAGCACAGGTTAAGTGTTTATTTGCAGTCAAAAAGCTGTATGGTACCAGAGGTGGCATATTAGTGAATATAACAGCTTCACACACATCCTTGGAGGAAGTGCTGGATGTTGGCAAGTCATCTTTGTGTGCAGGCTGAGTCActgcttcttttctttataACGGCCATAACCTGAAATCCACCCTACCATGAAGGACAGAGAGTAATGAATGAGAAATGAGAATAAAGAGCAAATGATGAATAAAGCCTTCAAACTCTGCTACCTCTGCATGAGTTACAGATATACATTTGAAACCGAAGAAACTGCTTACTATCTCATGTTACACACTTTCTGGGATTATTTTCTCGATAAATCAATGAGTTCGTTGGTCTATTAAATGCCAGAAAATGGGTAAAAATGTTAATCTGTCCTGTTCCCAATTCCCAAAATGACGTCTTATAATGTTTTGATTTGTCCACAACCTTACAATATTCAGTTTCTTGCCATAGTGGGGTGAGTACAAccagaaatattcacatttaaggagaaggagcaggagctggagcaagagaattttgacttaaaattaaacatttaacatttgtaaaGGACAAAAACCAGAGTGAAgtaaccagaaaatattcacattcaaatTGCAGGAATCTTAAGAAAATTAATTCTAAAAAAGACTAAATGATCAATCAAACTAAATACATTGAAAAGTTAGCAGGTAATTGATTCATCTATGACTCACTGTTCCAAAAAG
Coding sequences within:
- the LOC115578659 gene encoding myocyte-specific enhancer factor 2D homolog isoform X5, giving the protein MGRKKIQIQRITDERNKQVTFTKRKFGLMKKAYELSVLCDCEIALIIFNHANKLFQYASTDMDKVLLKYTEYNEPHESRTNADIIETLRKKGFNGCDSPEPDGEDSIDQSPLNDDKYRKTTEDLDVLFKRYGQSTAPPQTFSMPVTVQSSNQSTLQFSNPGNALVTTSYVTSSSLTDTHLLSPQQPALQRNTVSPGLPQRPASAGALLGGDLNNSNGGCPSPVPNGYTSARASPGLLTVSNGNSLGKVVPAKSPPPPPSPQMVNSRKPDLRVITSQGGKSLMQMNAQRLAAGAQVAQTLTTPVVSVATPSLLAQGLPFSAMPTAYNTEYQLTSADITALHALASPGGLLPTSMSTWQQQAVSQQTQQQQQQQQQQQQQQQQQQQLNLASLSNLVPVSHIPQGAMLTVNTNSSVSIKSEPVSPGRDRSTPCPPPSSTTPSSTTGGAILTAPPQYPGSLLCLEPPTGRSPADSVSSNASSFEGSDRDDAGAAGGGGAGGGGGGGGGGGATGSGNPASRSMPPDFSPSAELLRASNEPEQEGGNIKRMRLDAWVT
- the LOC115578659 gene encoding myocyte-specific enhancer factor 2D homolog isoform X4 — translated: MGRKKIQIQRITDERNKQVTFTKRKFGLMKKAYELSVLCDCEIALIIFNHANKLFQYASTDMDKVLLKYTEYNEPHESRTNADIIETLRKKGFNGCDSPEPDGEDSIDQSPLNDDKYRKTTEDLDVLFKRYGQSTAPPQTFSMPVTVQSSNQSTLQFSNPGNALVTTSYVTSSSLTDTHLLSPQQPALQRNTVSPGLPQRPASAGALLGGDLNNSNGGCPSPVPNGYTSARASPGLLTVSNGNSLGKVVPAKSPPPPPSPQMVNSRKPDLRVITSQGGKSLMQMTDDELELVNENAQRLAAGAQVAQTLTTPVVSVATPSLLAQGLPFSAMPTAYNTEYQLTSADITALHALASPGGLLPTSMSTWQQQAVSQQTQQQQQQQQQQQQQQQQQQQLNLASLSNLVPVSHIPQGAMLTVNTNSSVSIKSEPVSPGRDRSTPCPPPSSTTPSSTTGGAILTAPPQYPGSLLCLEPPTGRSPADSVSSNASSFEGSDRDDAGAAGGGGAGGGGGGGGGGGATGSGNPASRSMPPDFSPSAELLRASNEPEQEGGNIKRMRLDAWVT